The Pontibacter korlensis sequence CTCGCCAGCCATAAAGGTTCCGCCTTCGGAAGTATAGACATGCCGCCTCAACCTACCACCGAGCACTTCGAGAACCTGCTAGGTATGGAACTCCTGAAGCTGAACGGGCAGCAACCGCTGTGGCTGGAGGACGAGGGCATTACTATTGGCAGGGTACAGATGCCCAAGCCACTCTTCGACCAGATGCAGACCGCTCCGACCATTGCGCTGCAGGTGCCGTACAAGCTGCGGGTACAGAAGTTGGCGCAAGAGTACTGCCGCACGAACGAAGCCATACTTGCCACAGCCATTCTCAAGATCAAAAAGCGCTTAGGAGGTCTCGCTACCAAAGAGGCACTCGCCGCTATTTCGGATGGCGATATGGAGAAGATGGTAGAGATTGCCCTCACCTATTATGACAAAGCTTATACTTTCGACTTGGCTAACAAACAACAGGTACTACCACTGGAACTGCCAGGCATAGACCCTGAGGAAAACGCAACGCTGGTGCTGCAATTTGCCAAACAACATAATCTGCTTTAACATGGAAACGACCATCGAAAACATACGACTGACCCAGTACAGCCACGGCGCTGGCTGCGGTTGTAAAATATCGCCTAAAGTGCTTGATGCTATCCTGCACTCCGACATCAGCTATCCTGAGGAGCAGAACCTACTGGTAGGTAACAGCTCCCGCGACGATGCCGCTGTATACGACATTGGCCAGGGCCGCGCCGTCATCAGCACCACTGACTTCTTTATGCCGATTGTGGACGATGCCTATGACTTTGGCCGTATTGCCTCTACTAATGCCATCTCGGATGTGTATGCTATGGGTGGCACACCGATGATGGCGATTGCCGTACTTGGCTGGCCTGTAGACAAGCTTGCTCCTGAGGTAGCTAAACGCGTGATAGAAGGCAGCCGCAGCATCTGCCACGAAGCAGGTATTCCTTTAGCAGGCGGACATAGCATCGACAGCCCTGAGCCAATTTTCGGTTTGGCCGTAACAGGTATGGTAGATATCAAGAACCTGAAGCAGAACGATACTGCCACCGCCGGCTGCGAACTGTACCTGACCAAACCACTTGGCGTAGGCATACTTGCCACGGCGCAGAAGAAAGCCATTCTTAAACCAGAGCACGCGCACCTGGCACCGCAGCAGATGATGAAACTCAATAAAATTGGTGCAGATCTAGGCCAGCTGGCACAGGTAAAAGCCATGACCGACGTAACCGGTTTCGGCTTAATGGGTCACCTTGCGGAGATGTGCGAAGGCAGCAACCTAAGCGCAGAAGTATACTTTGATAAGGTACCGGTGATA is a genomic window containing:
- the selD gene encoding selenide, water dikinase SelD, translated to METTIENIRLTQYSHGAGCGCKISPKVLDAILHSDISYPEEQNLLVGNSSRDDAAVYDIGQGRAVISTTDFFMPIVDDAYDFGRIASTNAISDVYAMGGTPMMAIAVLGWPVDKLAPEVAKRVIEGSRSICHEAGIPLAGGHSIDSPEPIFGLAVTGMVDIKNLKQNDTATAGCELYLTKPLGVGILATAQKKAILKPEHAHLAPQQMMKLNKIGADLGQLAQVKAMTDVTGFGLMGHLAEMCEGSNLSAEVYFDKVPVIPEALEYLAQKAIPGGTHRNFDSYGHKLAELTPEHKHLLCDPQTSGGLLVAVDPAGRDEVLAIFAKHNLQLEPLGVLRERANGEKLIRVV
- the mnmH gene encoding tRNA 2-selenouridine(34) synthase MnmH: MVNSVTIQEFLEKAEQLPVLDVRAPKEYAAGHIPLAHSFPIFDDEQRARVGTAYKQQGHDPAVLIGLDLFGPRMSGFVKEAGKLAKNKEVLVHCWRGGMRSGAMAWLLGFSGFKVHLLKGGYKAYRRLVHAEFEKSRRLVILSGNTGSGKTNILPYLQKLGQQSIDLEKLASHKGSAFGSIDMPPQPTTEHFENLLGMELLKLNGQQPLWLEDEGITIGRVQMPKPLFDQMQTAPTIALQVPYKLRVQKLAQEYCRTNEAILATAILKIKKRLGGLATKEALAAISDGDMEKMVEIALTYYDKAYTFDLANKQQVLPLELPGIDPEENATLVLQFAKQHNLL